In Kordia antarctica, the following proteins share a genomic window:
- a CDS encoding winged helix-turn-helix transcriptional regulator, translating into MHKFNGKEYPCCTSLAMGIIGGKWKTVIIYHLKNNTLRYNELRKKIPWITERTLSLQLKTLEKDGIIKRKVYTSKPPLKVEYSLTEFGETLLPVIQVIIDWGNYVIEHKVD; encoded by the coding sequence ATGCACAAATTCAATGGAAAAGAATATCCCTGCTGTACAAGTTTAGCAATGGGAATTATTGGTGGGAAATGGAAAACTGTTATCATATACCATCTGAAAAATAATACATTACGCTATAATGAACTTAGAAAGAAAATACCTTGGATAACTGAACGCACCTTGAGTTTACAGTTAAAAACATTGGAAAAAGATGGAATCATCAAGAGAAAAGTTTATACCTCAAAACCACCGCTAAAAGTAGAATACTCCTTAACCGAGTTTGGCGAAACTCTATTACCCGTAATACAAGTTATTATAGATTGGGGAAATTATGTAATTGAACATAAAGTCGATTAA
- a CDS encoding LytR/AlgR family response regulator transcription factor, which translates to MIKVGIIDDEILARKVLEDYCSKIDNFELVVSTGNPLEFINFIQQNDLNLIFLDIEMPELNGMEILRSMIKPPKVILTTAYSEYALESYNYGVVDYLLKPIKIERFLKAINKVSASKIIQPKKNSGSEELQIKHDGMPVNISFESILYIQSFGNYLKIFTDSRMYLISETLINITTLLSENFQRTHKSYITNLDRVTKATKTHVLIENNKVPVSAMYKVIVFEKLEGLAKI; encoded by the coding sequence ATGATTAAAGTTGGTATTATAGATGACGAAATACTAGCACGTAAAGTGTTGGAAGACTATTGTTCTAAAATTGACAACTTTGAATTAGTAGTAAGTACAGGAAATCCGCTTGAATTCATTAATTTTATTCAGCAAAATGACCTAAATCTCATTTTTCTTGATATAGAAATGCCTGAACTGAATGGTATGGAAATTTTGCGTTCTATGATAAAACCACCTAAGGTTATTTTAACTACTGCTTATTCTGAATATGCATTAGAAAGTTATAATTATGGTGTTGTAGATTATTTATTAAAACCTATAAAAATTGAACGTTTTTTAAAAGCCATAAATAAAGTTTCAGCTTCAAAAATAATACAACCCAAAAAAAATAGCGGAAGTGAAGAACTTCAAATAAAACATGATGGCATGCCTGTTAATATTTCATTTGAATCAATTTTGTATATTCAGAGTTTTGGAAATTATTTAAAAATCTTTACCGATTCAAGAATGTATCTTATTTCCGAAACACTTATTAATATTACTACCTTATTATCTGAAAATTTTCAACGCACACATAAATCATACATTACCAATTTGGATAGAGTGACAAAAGCAACCAAAACACATGTATTAATTGAAAATAATAAAGTCCCAGTCAGTGCTATGTATAAGGTTATTGTTTTTGAAAAATTGGAAGGTTTAGCAAAAATATAA
- a CDS encoding ImmA/IrrE family metallo-endopeptidase, whose protein sequence is MLSIEKKSLNNILNKEAKRVGIITIIKLAQFLNLPISDFVKVYLQELPSEQIGDIEKAKKNNFIVQNFDLPQLHKKKFISSKTDYDLIENRIVKFFGLNSIYDFAKEVVTPAFSRTKRSSSDLMREFWVQSALYQFKLLENPNSYSREQLIDLIPKIRSYTKNVKKGLVTVVKALFSIGVTVIYQESLPNISVRGATFVVDGKPCIVINDLYKRYPTLWFSLMHELHHVLYDFDEIQQVKYHLTGEPDLWLKEEKANNFAREYLFNEKRSKYILPFINESVLVKEYAEKSQVHSSIIYNFYMYDTNRWGKFKNQMPDINLAINSLNVNIWENESVEETTEKLKKEIFNI, encoded by the coding sequence ATGCTTAGTATTGAAAAGAAAAGCTTAAACAATATTTTAAATAAGGAAGCAAAACGTGTTGGCATTATTACTATAATCAAGTTGGCACAATTTTTAAATTTACCAATAAGTGATTTTGTTAAAGTATATCTGCAAGAATTACCAAGTGAACAGATTGGAGATATAGAAAAAGCAAAAAAAAATAATTTTATAGTTCAAAATTTTGATTTACCTCAATTACACAAAAAGAAATTCATTTCTTCTAAAACAGATTATGATTTAATTGAAAACAGAATAGTAAAATTCTTTGGTTTGAATTCTATCTATGATTTTGCAAAAGAAGTTGTAACTCCAGCTTTTAGTAGAACAAAAAGAAGTTCCAGTGATTTAATGAGAGAGTTTTGGGTGCAATCTGCACTTTATCAATTTAAACTTTTGGAAAACCCAAATTCATATAGCAGAGAACAGCTAATTGATTTAATCCCCAAAATTCGCTCTTATACTAAAAACGTAAAAAAAGGTTTAGTTACTGTTGTAAAAGCACTTTTCTCTATAGGTGTTACTGTAATTTATCAAGAATCATTACCAAACATATCTGTTAGAGGTGCAACCTTTGTAGTCGATGGAAAACCTTGTATTGTGATAAATGATTTATACAAAAGATATCCTACTTTATGGTTTTCATTAATGCACGAATTACACCATGTTCTATATGACTTTGATGAAATACAACAAGTTAAATATCACTTAACAGGAGAACCAGACTTATGGTTGAAAGAAGAAAAAGCAAATAATTTTGCGCGAGAATATTTATTTAATGAAAAACGGTCTAAATACATATTGCCTTTTATTAATGAATCTGTTCTCGTTAAAGAATACGCTGAAAAATCACAGGTACATTCCAGCATAATTTATAACTTTTACATGTACGATACTAATCGTTGGGGGAAATTTAAAAACCAAATGCCCGATATCAATTTAGCTATTAATAGTTTAAATGTAAACATTTGGGAAAATGAATCTGTTGAAGAAACAACAGAAAAATTAAAAAAAGAAATATTCAATATTTAA
- a CDS encoding GNAT family N-acetyltransferase, whose protein sequence is MIKIKKANEADIEVLALLGRITWAESHGHYLDDKNTLLKYLDENFSVNKTTQELNDSNKLFHIMYVDDLPVGYVKLVVNATQENVASQNSCRLERIFILNDFIPLKIGKQLLTFVEEQAKALQLDTMWLSVYIKNNRAIRFYEKNEFKNVGELNFIVNGKSYENIVFSKKI, encoded by the coding sequence ATGATTAAAATAAAAAAAGCCAACGAAGCAGATATAGAAGTTTTAGCACTTTTAGGACGAATAACATGGGCTGAATCTCATGGTCATTATTTAGATGATAAAAACACGCTATTAAAATATCTTGACGAGAATTTTTCAGTAAATAAAACAACGCAAGAACTAAATGACTCTAATAAACTGTTCCATATTATGTATGTAGATGATTTACCTGTTGGTTATGTGAAATTAGTAGTAAATGCTACACAAGAAAATGTTGCTTCACAAAACAGTTGTCGATTAGAACGAATTTTCATCCTAAATGATTTTATACCCTTAAAAATTGGAAAACAGTTACTAACTTTTGTTGAAGAGCAAGCCAAAGCATTACAATTAGATACCATGTGGCTTTCCGTTTACATAAAAAATAATAGAGCCATAAGGTTCTATGAAAAAAATGAATTTAAAAACGTTGGAGAATTAAATTTTATAGTCAATGGAAAATCTTATGAAAATATCGTGTTCTCTAAAAAAATATAA
- a CDS encoding sensor histidine kinase — protein MFEKSLKNTILINIGAFLLVLILELLSGWMIADRYDTPFSFFLWGFKYAINIMAVIWINHFVLIPYFFDKKRYFIYGLLLIGSIFLVAYLEAYANNNWAGVTKTSLFHFYTTGTGMAAFFLRRNMIIQRENAEKEKLQKEMELTYLKEQVNPHFLFNSLNSIYSLSREQSPETPDLVMQLSELMRYQLESSKKEFVLLKEEIEFVENYLLLEEKRLSKRCTVEFLIKGDLSGLMIAPMLLIPFVENAVKHGAQSTNEQSTIDISVSIKNNTLHFCVVNSKPHKVSSLKRIGLGLENVRRRLNLLYPNSHILKIADKEKKYHVNLSIDLAVSKFKKAVND, from the coding sequence ATGTTTGAAAAGTCATTAAAGAATACAATCCTTATAAATATAGGAGCCTTTTTATTGGTGCTCATCCTTGAACTATTAAGTGGATGGATGATTGCAGATCGATATGACACGCCTTTTTCTTTTTTTTTATGGGGATTTAAATATGCCATTAATATTATGGCAGTTATATGGATAAATCATTTTGTTCTTATTCCTTACTTTTTTGATAAGAAAAGATATTTTATATACGGACTTTTACTCATTGGGAGTATATTTCTTGTGGCATATTTAGAAGCTTATGCTAATAACAACTGGGCTGGTGTTACTAAAACTTCTTTATTTCATTTTTATACCACAGGTACTGGTATGGCTGCTTTTTTTTTAAGAAGAAATATGATCATCCAAAGAGAAAATGCTGAGAAAGAAAAATTACAAAAAGAGATGGAGCTTACCTATTTAAAAGAACAGGTGAATCCTCATTTTTTATTCAATTCATTGAATAGTATTTATTCCCTTTCTAGAGAACAATCGCCAGAAACTCCTGATCTTGTCATGCAACTCTCAGAATTAATGAGATATCAATTAGAGAGTTCTAAAAAAGAGTTTGTTTTATTAAAAGAAGAGATTGAGTTTGTAGAAAATTATTTGTTACTTGAAGAAAAAAGATTAAGTAAACGTTGTACTGTTGAGTTTTTAATTAAAGGAGACTTATCAGGCTTAATGATTGCTCCAATGTTGCTCATCCCTTTTGTTGAAAATGCTGTTAAACATGGTGCCCAAAGTACAAATGAACAGAGTACTATTGATATTTCTGTTTCTATAAAAAACAACACGCTTCATTTTTGCGTAGTTAATTCTAAGCCTCACAAAGTTTCTTCATTGAAAAGAATAGGACTGGGTCTTGAAAATGTGAGAAGACGTTTAAATCTTTTATATCCTAACTCTCACATATTGAAAATTGCTGATAAAGAAAAAAAATATCATGTAAATTTATCTATTGATTTAGCAGTTTCAAAATTTAAAAAAGCAGTTAATGATTAA